The window ATTCGACACGACTTTTTGAATTGCTTCTTCCGCAGGTGTTTCATATTCTTTGTCAAAAAATGTTTCTATCTCATCACTTAAGCCTTCAGGTACGATCCGAGTATACAAATATTTTCGGTAAGCAATACCTTTAATGTCCCGTTCTTTCCATAACGGTACATTCTCATGAGAAACGAGCGTACTGTATACCCAAACCTTTTTGGGCGAAGACTCCCATCTTTTAAGATGGCATTTCGGCAAGTAATGATTGTCAATTTTCATATTGCTCTCTGCATCCCCGCCACAGCATCCTTCACCAAATCCGCCACTGTGGTTTTGACCGGGACCGTCAGGCTGCTTTCAATTCAGGCATATACGACAGGACAATCCGATCTTCCGGGATGCCGCTCCTGATGAGGTCATCTGCAATACTCTGTTCTATCCCGTCGTATTCAATATGGACTTCTTCATCTTGCAGTGAGATAAAAATCAGGTTGCCCCGAACACGATGCCCCTGATCCCAGCCCGTCTGCATCAGTACATAGCGATCATTTGTTTGATCAAATATCGGCTCAAGGCGGATGTCACCATGGGACGGACGCAGGTCAGCGTATTTCAGAATGACATCTTGAACTATTTTTCTGAATCGTGCGGTATTATCATTCTTCTTCAAAACGTCGCCTTACCCCTGCATCCCCGCCGCCGCTTTCTTCACCACGACGAGCGTCACATATCAACTCAGCAATCAGCCTCTAAGTATCGCTGAATCGCCTGCACAACAAACTCGTTGACATCAAGCTTCTTTTCCTTGATAACTGTCTGAATCTCCCGCAATAGCTGCGGTTCATGCAGGGTAATCATTTCAGTGCTTACAAGCCATATGCGTTCAAAATCATGGCGGGCAATGCATTCGGCTTTAAACTGTGAATCCGTATTTATCTCTTCCATCTCAGGAAGCTGCGACTCTGCCAGCCAAGTATCCCCGGTGTGATAAAGCGGAGAGGCATACGTACTTGTACCGTCCTGAAAGACTTCCACCTTACGAACTTCCCAACGATCCTGATTAATCTCGCTGTAAATCACAATCGGTTCATCAGGATGATGATGCTGCCATTTCACTCTCAGGTATTCCATCTTATCCCACCTCCCCATGACGGACGATCCGTCCTGTTAAATCAAGTGCTTTGTCATTACGGATAACAAATACGGACGGTCTCCCCTGCAACACAGTCAGATTACTGACATCAATCTCAATATAATGGGTGTACTTTTTTCCCTGAAACGGATGTCCAAGAAAGAGACGGGACAATTGAGCCGGTGTTTTTGTCTGCGGTTTGACATCGGACATGTACTGACCGGCACCGTATCGGACATCATTCGGGTTACAGGAAATTGTAGACGGATTCAGCTGGACTGACTGCAAGATTCCTTCATAGCCGGTGTGGTCGGTATAATGAAATAAGGTTATCATTTTCTTTGCAATATTTCAAGGAATCGACTTTCCGAAAGAAGAATCAGGCCGCGCCTACCCCTGCATCCCCGCCACAGCCTCCTTCACCAAAGCTGCCACAGTCGTCTTGACCGGCTCGCCCTGCTCATACAGCGTGATTTCAGTCTCATCTTTTTGCAGGCTCATGATCTGAAATAGGGCCTCTTTGGCCTTGATGCGACCCAGCAATCGGACCATCAGGCCGCGTACTACAGGATTCTCATGCTCAAGGAAGTGAAAAGTCGAATAAAAGGGTGTTTTACGGATAAGATCCGGTCGAGTTTTCGCAACCTCGCTCAGGCCCCAGAGGGCTGCCTCCTGCGTTCCTTTATCACCCATGAAGTTGAGGAGATGACGAGCAAAGGCCCCGTAGATATCTGGGCGAGCAGCCACAATCGCCCCGATGGCCTCCACCATTCCCCAGGGCATAGACGCAGAATCCGAGCAGGACTCAAAGAGCCGGTGCAGCATATCCGCAACCGGAGCCGGTTCACGGGTGGAGAGGCGGGCTGTAACCTGCCCAATCAGCCAAGCTGTTTTGTAACGCTTATGAGGCTCCGGCTCATAGAGCAGGCGCTGCATAAAGCGCAGGGTTCGCTTGTCATCAAAGCAGAGATCCAGCAGCCCGTCAATATCATCAGCCTCAACCAGCTTTTTGACGATCATTTTGGAGGACCGCTTCTTTTGCCGCTTGGGATCACGAGCCGGTTCCACCTCGGGAATCACATAGCTGGTAGAGCCTTTTTCGCTTTCCGCCAAGGCAACCTGCGTTTCCTCTTCCTTCTTTCGGGCAAAACGATCAGCAATCTCTGCCACGTCTTTGTGCAGGCGGACAAAATAGAGGACTCCGCGCACGCCTCGTCCGTCCAAGTTTCTCTTGGGACAGATTTGATGGGTGACATCGTCATAGTCTTCCACCCGACCCGTGAGGTAATCGTCTTCCGGGATCAGCTCCCAGGCCAGATCCCATTCTTCACCGCAGGCATAGACTAGGCATTCCACCATTGCGGAACCGATATTATGACCGGTGGCATCACAGGCATACACCGCGCCACATTCGCATCGGCCCACCGGGAACTCGGTCATCTTGCGCTGCGGGGCCTCAACCGGACGCCCCACATCCATGCCGCAGAACGGGCACCACGGCTTTGTATTAACTTGTTTTTTACCTGCCATTATGCCGCCAGTTTTTCTTCCAGTCCTTGAATAAAACGCGGATCAACCGCATAGCCCAGTTCCTTGGCCTTATCCATGTTCCGCTTGGCTTCCTCATAGATACCGGAAAAGTACAGGGCCACGGCCAGATTATTACGGGCCATACCGTTATCCGGCTCCAGGGTCACGGCCTGACGAGCGGATTCCACGGCCTTTTCATCCTGCTCCAGCATGGTGCAGACAGAGGTCATATTGAGCCAAGGGGTCAGAAGGTGGGGGTCGATCTGGATGGCCTTTTCATAGCATTCCAGAGCCTCTTCAGGCTTGCCTTCCTGCTGGCGGATCAGGCCGATATTGACATGGGCCTCTGCCATTTTTGGGGTGATCTTCAGGGCCTTTTCGTTCAGCTCCAAGGCTTTCGGGATATCCCCCTTGTCAAAATAGATAGCACCGAGGTTGATGTAGCTTTCCACGGAATGGTCATCCAGCTCAATAGCCTTTTCCAGTTTACTGACAGCATCATCAACGCGGCCAGCTTGGCGATAGATCAGGCCGAGTTTATGATGAGCGATGATATTTTCCGGATTTTCAGTGCATATTTTTTCCAGCTCACCGATAACGGTGTCCAGGGAAACTTGGGTCTGTTCTGCTGACATTGTATATATTCCTTAAAAAATTACAGAGTGTTGAAACTGATACCTCTACTTTAACGCTCTACTTTAACGTAATGAAAACACGATTTGCTACATTATAGGCATTAATGGGAATGTGGCAAGCGATAAACGCAGAAACAGCGTTCTGTAGCATTCTGAGGGAGCAGAGGGAGGAGAACTTTTTTTGCTGTATGAGGGAACACATAAAGCGATCTTGGTTTGATTTGGCTGGAAATTATCTGCCGCCATAATAGCTGAACCAAGCAGTTTGTCGCAACGTTATGAAGAACTTTTTGTACAAATGTCAACTCAGATATGAAGGATGCCCTTTCTATACCTCCTTTTTTTACTGCAAATCCAAGATAATTACGGTACATTGATGCCTTGTTCTGAACTGTTACTATGCTTATTTTTAACCCGAGTTCGACGTAAGATATTTTTTTTCCCGGCGATAACTCACTGGGCTATGATCGGTCGCCGTTTTAACGGCGGGCAGAAAATATTGCAGCGTGCTCGTCTTTCAATATCCCTACGAGACAAGGAAATTCATCCATGATACAGGAAGCAATCTCCCTAGCGGTAACAGGGCAGAATCTTGACGAAGAGCAGATGACCGCAACCATGCAGGAAATAATGAGCGGCAAGGCCACTGATGCCCAAATAGGTTCCTTTATCACAGCCCTACGCATGAAAGGAGAAACCATCGACGAAATCGCCGGTGCGGTTCGGGTTATGCGGGAAAAGGCCACCTTTGTGGATACCGGAGTGGACACCGCTTCAGGGGAACTGCTCATGGATATCGTGGGCACGGGCGGCGACGGTTCTGGCACCTTTAATGTCTCCACCACCACGGCCTTTGTGGTGGCCGGGGCCGGAATCCCGGTGGCCAAGCACGGTAATCGGGCGGTATCCTCTTCCTGCGGCAGCGCTGATGTGCTGGAAGCCTTGGGCGTGGATCTCTCCATGTCGCCAGAGCGGGTAGCGGAATGCGTACGCACCGTGGGCATCGGTTTCCTGTTTGCGCCCATGCTGCACGGGGCCATGAAATACGCTATCGGCCCCAGACGTGAAATGGGTATCCGCACCATCTTCAATATCCTTGGGCCTATGACTAACCCAGCCCGAGCTAACGTCCAGCTCACCGGTGTCTTTGCCAAGGAATTGACTGTTCCCATCGCTGAAGTACTCAGTCGATTAGGTATGAAGCGTACCCTAGTGGTCTGGGGTGAAGGCAATTTGGACGAGATGACCGTCACCGGTACCTCGTATGTGGCTGAGGCCCATGACGGCATGGTGGAGAGCTATACTGTGGACCCGGAAGACGTGGGCCTGAGTCGGGCAAGCATTGATGATATCCGGGGCGGAGCTACTGCCGAAGAGTCTGCGGCCTTGGTTCGAGAGGTGCTCAGCAATACCCCCGGAGCACGACTGGACATGGTTCTGCTTAATGCCGGGGCAGCGTTAATGGCGGCGGGGAAGGTTAATAATTTCCAAGCTGGGGTGGAGCAGGCGCGGGAGATCATTGCCTCGGGTGCGGCTTTGGAGAAACTTGATCAGCTTGTGGCTTTCTGCAAGGGGGATGCTTCCTGATTGCATTCCGCCATTGCGGGGCGGGATGGCGCTCATGTTAAGCTGAACGTCATCCCTTTTCGTGGACACTCTTGAAGGTCACGGAAAGTTATTTGCTCTCCGCGAGATGCTTCAGTTCGATATCGTCAGGGATTGGAACTTGATACTTTTCAAGGTCGCTGATATTGTCCCATTCAAAACCTTCATCTCCAAGAAGTGCCCAAGGAAAAAGAAAAGCATTAATCACCTCCCCTTCTTTGACTGTCAAGATGCGCAAATCAAACATGCAGTCATTGTGCGGAAATACTTTTCCTATATCATTTCGAACAGCTGAGAGGTTGATAGCACTATGGTCAAGATTAGTGGAGTACACTCTCACTGTAGTAAAAAATGGTTGTCGCTGTCCAAGCGATGGTAAACCATGCAAGTGAGTCAACCCATCTAATTTGCGACGCAACGTCTTCTCATGGTATTGGTCAAGAAACCAAGTGCCGTTAACATATTTCAAGATACTCACAACAATCAAGGTCAATGCTCCGAGAGCAGAAGAATTGATCTCAACCGGAGGATTAACCCCATGTCCTTTCTTCTTTCTGGAGCTTACGTTAATAGTACCATCGGAAGAAGTGAAGTGCCTGTCATGAATTATCGTATTGCGCAGTGGTGCCAAAAGACTGTAGAAACCTATAAGCCTCTCCTTTAACCAAGGTCTTGATTCAATAAAGCTAGGGAAGATTAGTGCCTGAGAGCTTTTTAGCAGCTTGACCTTATCGTTAAAACGGAATGTCGCTTCGCACTCATTCTTTTCAAGCACCCATTCAATAAACATATCAAGCAGCTTAAACGTCGTAACGAAAACCAGCGGTGCTCCTGCATTCAGGAATCCCGGTCGCCAATCGGATAGAGTGATATTCATGCTTCCATGCATGATAGCTTCAGGTTTCGAGCTGCCAATCGGATAAATTACTGCGTCAGGAAAAGAGGGAGACCATTCTTCGCCAACGATATTATAGACAGCCTCTAAAAGCCATGCTTCGTACTCCGTTCGTTCCGCAAGATGAGACATTGCATTTGGACTATAGTCCGGCTGCTTTCTTTCGCCCGTTTGTTTCTGTTGTTGCGCCATTTTCTTATTTCCTCCTTTTCTCACGACGCCAACCTCACATCCAGTACATCCACCAACCGACCGGAATACGAGTTCCGTATCATGTCCAACAGCTGGCTGAAGCTATTTATATTCAGATTGGTAAAAGCGTTAACCGAGGGCCGCCATTGAATCGTTGCCATGACTGATCTCCATGTAAATTGGGAAGAGGTGCCTGAAAAGACGAAGTGAAACGTCTACTTGCTTAAAACTATCCATTTATTTTGTCAATATTTTTTCAGTGCAAAGAAAGGAGAGGTGCTGAATTCTGCATCGGGCGATGAAATTACGGAGAGGTGGAAGACCATCACAGAGAAATCCGAGCGGCTGGCTGCCCACGTCCCGCATTCCGCTATTGCATAATTTTCCCCGGTTTTGTACAGTCCAGTCCTGAAGCTAATACGATATAAAATAACCGCATCCTCCTTCTCACACCGGTTTAAAATATGAGCCTGTCAACAACCCTCCTCCAGGCGAGTGAGCTGGGTATCCGCCTTGAAATCGTCAACGGTCTGCCGATTTGGGAAGCCCAGCCGGTGTACCGCCACCAGAAGCATGTGGAGCGCATCGTCCAAGGCATAGAAAAATGCGAGAGCACGGAATGCGCCTGCGTTCACGCTGTGGATGTGTACGTCCAGTTCCCCAACGGCCTGAAACGGCCTGATATCTCCATTTTCTGTCAGGAGCCGAGTGAGGAAGAGCAGGACTCTGCCCTGACCATGATTCCCGAAGCAGTTATTGAGGTGGTCAGTAAAGGCTACGAGGCCAAGGATCTGGAGATCGGACCGCCCTTTTATCTCTCCCAGGGCGTCAAAGATGTGATCGTCTTTGATCCGCTCACCCTGCTGGTGCTGCATGTCCGCAGGGACAACACGGTGCGGCAGGTCTCGCCGGTGACCGTTGACTTGGAATGCGGCTGTCGGGTTCTGGTGTGACCCCGCTACTCACTGAATAATCGAATATAACCCTCACGAGAACAGTATGATCCTTGATACTATTGTCGCACGAAAACAAGAAGAAGTAGCAGCCCTGAAACAGCGGGGTATCCGTCCCCCGGAGAGCAAAGCACCGCTTGATCCGCCACGCGGATTTATGCAGGCCTTGCTTGATGCATCAGGCGTGGCTATCATTGCCGAGGCCAAGAAAGCATCTCCTTCCAAGGGTGTCATTGACCCTCATTTTGATCCCCGCCAAATCGCCCTTAACTATAAGCAGGGCGGTGCCCATGCCATGTCCGTGCTCACGGATCAAGACTTCTTCCAGGGTTCTATTGATTATATCCCCTTGGTCCGCAACACGGTGGATTTGCCTGTGCTGCGCAAGGAGTTCATCATTGATCCCCTCCAGATCGAAGAGGCAGCTGCCTTCGGAGCCGATGCCATCCTGCTGATCGCCGCCATTCTGGAGACCGAACAACTCAGGGAGTTTCGTTTACAGGCCGAGGAAGCAGGCATGGATGTTCTGGTCGAAGTGCATAACGAGGCGGAACTGGAAAAGACCTTGGCCGCTGAAAGCAGGCTCATCGGCATTAACAACCGCAACCTGAACGATTTCAGCGTTGATCTGGAAACCACCTTCCGGCTCCAGCGTGAGATTCCTGCGGACATTCCCATCGTCAGTGAATCAGGCATATCCAGCCGCGACGAGATGCTTCGCTTGCAGGAAGCCGGTATCACAGCGGCCCTGATCGGCGAAAGCCTGATGCGCAGCAATGAACAGGGAGCAACGCTCCGCCATTTTCTCTCGACCTGACCAGAACACCATGAAAGTGGATCGAATTCGTATCAAGATGTGCGGCATCACCAACCTGGAAGATGCCTTGGCAGCGGTGGAGGCTGGGGTAGATGCCTTGGGATTCATTTTTTATGACAAGAGCCCCCGTGCTGTTGACCCTAAGGTTGCCAGAATCATTATTGAACAACTGCCCCCCTTTGTTGATACTGTCGGGGTCTTTGTGGACCGTGATCGGGAGGAGGTCGAGGAGATTATCCGTTTCTGCAACCTCGGTTATGCCCAGCTGCACGGCAAGGAATCCCCGAAATACTGTGAGCATCTCGTCCGTTTTGTTGCTCCCTGCCAAGTGATTAAGGCCCTGCGAGTGGGCGGGGATGTACAGGCAAGCGATATCGCGTCCTATAACAAACATGTCAAAGGCTTTCTTTTAGACACTTACCAAAAAGGGGTGCAGGGCGGCACCGGACAATGCTTTGACTGGTCATTGATTGAGGGGCTAAAGTTGCAAAAAGATTTTATTCTGGCTGGTGGCCTTGATGCGGAGAATGTGCAGGAGGCACTTGACGCGGTCACTCCCTATGCTGTGGATGTCAATTCTGGGGTGGAAACTGTCCCAGGACAAAAGGATCACGGGTTGATCAAAGAATTTATCCGACGGGTACGAGCCTGCGAAAAAGACTGATTCTCCCCAGAAAGCTGAACCTTCTGGCCCAGGAGGCAGGGTTAATTCTAAAATTTCGCAATAAAGAATCATCATTTAATACCATAATACCTACCATGAAAAATTTAATGATAGCCCCCTCCATACTCTCTGCGGATTTCTCCAAGCTCGGTGAGGAGATCCAGGCAGTTGAAAAGGCCGGAGCCGAGGTCATTCACATTGATGTGATGGACGGGCACTTTGTTCCCAATATAACTATCGGGCCATTGGTGGTTGACGCGGTACGGCGGGTTACGGATCTGCCCTTGGATGTCCACCTGATGATCAGTAATCC is drawn from Candidatus Electrothrix rattekaaiensis and contains these coding sequences:
- a CDS encoding element excision factor XisI family protein encodes the protein MKKNDNTARFRKIVQDVILKYADLRPSHGDIRLEPIFDQTNDRYVLMQTGWDQGHRVRGNLIFISLQDEEVHIEYDGIEQSIADDLIRSGIPEDRIVLSYMPELKAA
- a CDS encoding HYD1 signature containing ADP-ribosyltransferase family protein — protein: MITLFHYTDHTGYEGILQSVQLNPSTISCNPNDVRYGAGQYMSDVKPQTKTPAQLSRLFLGHPFQGKKYTHYIEIDVSNLTVLQGRPSVFVIRNDKALDLTGRIVRHGEVG
- a CDS encoding PBS lyase gives rise to the protein MAGKKQVNTKPWCPFCGMDVGRPVEAPQRKMTEFPVGRCECGAVYACDATGHNIGSAMVECLVYACGEEWDLAWELIPEDDYLTGRVEDYDDVTHQICPKRNLDGRGVRGVLYFVRLHKDVAEIADRFARKKEEETQVALAESEKGSTSYVIPEVEPARDPKRQKKRSSKMIVKKLVEADDIDGLLDLCFDDKRTLRFMQRLLYEPEPHKRYKTAWLIGQVTARLSTREPAPVADMLHRLFESCSDSASMPWGMVEAIGAIVAARPDIYGAFARHLLNFMGDKGTQEAALWGLSEVAKTRPDLIRKTPFYSTFHFLEHENPVVRGLMVRLLGRIKAKEALFQIMSLQKDETEITLYEQGEPVKTTVAALVKEAVAGMQG
- a CDS encoding tetratricopeptide repeat protein: MSAEQTQVSLDTVIGELEKICTENPENIIAHHKLGLIYRQAGRVDDAVSKLEKAIELDDHSVESYINLGAIYFDKGDIPKALELNEKALKITPKMAEAHVNIGLIRQQEGKPEEALECYEKAIQIDPHLLTPWLNMTSVCTMLEQDEKAVESARQAVTLEPDNGMARNNLAVALYFSGIYEEAKRNMDKAKELGYAVDPRFIQGLEEKLAA
- the trpD gene encoding anthranilate phosphoribosyltransferase, which translates into the protein MIQEAISLAVTGQNLDEEQMTATMQEIMSGKATDAQIGSFITALRMKGETIDEIAGAVRVMREKATFVDTGVDTASGELLMDIVGTGGDGSGTFNVSTTTAFVVAGAGIPVAKHGNRAVSSSCGSADVLEALGVDLSMSPERVAECVRTVGIGFLFAPMLHGAMKYAIGPRREMGIRTIFNILGPMTNPARANVQLTGVFAKELTVPIAEVLSRLGMKRTLVVWGEGNLDEMTVTGTSYVAEAHDGMVESYTVDPEDVGLSRASIDDIRGGATAEESAALVREVLSNTPGARLDMVLLNAGAALMAAGKVNNFQAGVEQAREIIASGAALEKLDQLVAFCKGDAS
- a CDS encoding Uma2 family endonuclease, with the translated sequence MSLSTTLLQASELGIRLEIVNGLPIWEAQPVYRHQKHVERIVQGIEKCESTECACVHAVDVYVQFPNGLKRPDISIFCQEPSEEEQDSALTMIPEAVIEVVSKGYEAKDLEIGPPFYLSQGVKDVIVFDPLTLLVLHVRRDNTVRQVSPVTVDLECGCRVLV
- the trpC gene encoding indole-3-glycerol phosphate synthase TrpC; this encodes MILDTIVARKQEEVAALKQRGIRPPESKAPLDPPRGFMQALLDASGVAIIAEAKKASPSKGVIDPHFDPRQIALNYKQGGAHAMSVLTDQDFFQGSIDYIPLVRNTVDLPVLRKEFIIDPLQIEEAAAFGADAILLIAAILETEQLREFRLQAEEAGMDVLVEVHNEAELEKTLAAESRLIGINNRNLNDFSVDLETTFRLQREIPADIPIVSESGISSRDEMLRLQEAGITAALIGESLMRSNEQGATLRHFLST
- a CDS encoding phosphoribosylanthranilate isomerase, which produces MKVDRIRIKMCGITNLEDALAAVEAGVDALGFIFYDKSPRAVDPKVARIIIEQLPPFVDTVGVFVDRDREEVEEIIRFCNLGYAQLHGKESPKYCEHLVRFVAPCQVIKALRVGGDVQASDIASYNKHVKGFLLDTYQKGVQGGTGQCFDWSLIEGLKLQKDFILAGGLDAENVQEALDAVTPYAVDVNSGVETVPGQKDHGLIKEFIRRVRACEKD